One segment of Fusobacterium massiliense DNA contains the following:
- a CDS encoding sirohydrochlorin cobaltochelatase → MSNKKALFIVHFGTTHDDTRKLTIDKMNKKFAEEFKDYDLFTAYTSRIVLKKLKDRGVIVPTPLKAIEEIIEKGYDEIIVQTSNIIPGVEYENLLNELNKYSDKFKSIKIGKPLLYYIDDYKKCVEALEEVYVPKNKKEALVFVCHGTDSPLATSYSMIEYIFDDHGHENVFVVCTKAYPLMDTLIRKLKKAGIEGVRLAPFMFVAGEHAKNDMAIDYKNELEENGFKVNDVILTGLGEFDGIIDIFYNHLKLAIEKDDEDIAVFKKNYTEKYL, encoded by the coding sequence ATGTCTAATAAAAAAGCATTGTTTATAGTTCATTTTGGGACAACTCATGATGATACAAGAAAATTAACTATAGATAAAATGAATAAAAAATTTGCAGAGGAATTTAAAGATTACGATTTGTTTACTGCTTATACTTCAAGAATTGTATTAAAAAAACTAAAAGATAGAGGAGTAATAGTTCCCACTCCACTAAAAGCTATTGAGGAAATAATAGAAAAGGGTTATGATGAAATAATTGTTCAAACTTCAAATATTATTCCGGGTGTTGAATATGAAAATTTATTAAATGAATTAAATAAATATTCGGATAAATTTAAAAGTATAAAAATAGGAAAACCTTTATTGTATTATATTGACGATTATAAGAAATGTGTGGAAGCTTTAGAAGAGGTATATGTACCAAAGAATAAAAAAGAAGCTCTTGTTTTTGTTTGTCATGGAACAGATTCTCCACTAGCAACTAGTTATAGTATGATAGAATATATTTTTGATGACCATGGTCATGAAAATGTTTTTGTTGTTTGCACAAAAGCTTATCCTCTTATGGATACACTAATAAGAAAGTTAAAAAAAGCAGGAATTGAGGGAGTTCGTTTAGCTCCATTTATGTTTGTTGCAGGAGAACATGCAAAAAATGATATGGCTATTGATTATAAAAATGAACTAGAAGAAAATGGATTTAAAGTGAATGATGTTATCTTAACTGGCTTAGGAGAATTTGATGGGATTATAGATATTTTCTATAATCATTTAAAATTAGCAATTGAAAAAGATGATGAAGATATAGCTGTATTCAAAAAAAATTATACTGAAAAATATTTATAA
- a CDS encoding ABC transporter ATP-binding protein codes for MSNVLLEVKNLKKYFQTPKGQLHAVDGINFTIEEGKTLGVVGESGCGKSTTGRVILRLLEATDGEIIFEGKNIREYSKSEMKKLREEMQIIFQDPFASLNPRMTVSEIIAEPLIIHKKCKNKQELNARVKELMDTVGLSERLVNTYPHELDGGRRQRIGIARALALNPKFIVCDEPVSALDVSIQAQVLNLMKDLQEKFGLTYMFITHDLSVVKHFSNDIAVMYLGELVEKAPSKELFRNPIHPYTKALLSAIPTINIKKKMERIKLEGEITSPINPGVGCRFAKRCIYAEKICSEKSPALEKVGENHFFACHRAKELNFIKE; via the coding sequence ATGAGTAATGTACTATTAGAAGTAAAAAATTTAAAGAAATATTTTCAGACTCCAAAAGGACAATTACATGCAGTAGATGGAATTAATTTTACTATTGAAGAAGGAAAAACTTTAGGAGTAGTTGGAGAATCTGGTTGTGGGAAATCTACAACAGGAAGAGTTATTCTTAGACTTTTAGAAGCAACAGATGGAGAAATAATATTTGAAGGTAAAAATATAAGAGAATATTCAAAGTCAGAAATGAAGAAATTGAGAGAAGAAATGCAAATAATATTTCAAGACCCATTTGCTTCGTTAAACCCAAGAATGACAGTAAGTGAAATAATAGCAGAACCACTTATTATTCATAAAAAATGTAAAAATAAACAAGAGTTAAATGCAAGAGTTAAGGAACTTATGGATACAGTGGGACTAAGTGAAAGACTTGTTAATACATATCCACACGAACTTGATGGGGGAAGAAGACAAAGAATAGGGATAGCTAGAGCTTTAGCTTTAAATCCAAAATTTATTGTTTGTGATGAACCTGTATCAGCTCTTGATGTATCTATTCAAGCACAAGTTTTAAATTTAATGAAAGATTTACAAGAAAAATTTGGACTTACATATATGTTTATAACACATGATTTATCGGTAGTAAAACATTTTTCAAACGATATAGCAGTTATGTATTTAGGAGAATTAGTTGAAAAAGCTCCGTCAAAAGAACTTTTTAGAAATCCTATTCACCCATATACTAAAGCATTATTATCTGCAATACCTACAATAAATATAAAGAAAAAAATGGAAAGAATAAAACTTGAAGGGGAAATAACTTCTCCTATAAATCCTGGTGTAGGGTGTAGATTTGCAAAAAGATGTATTTATGCTGAAAAAATTTGTTCTGAAAAATCTCCTGCACTTGAAAAAGTTGGAGAAAATCATTTCTTTGCCTGTCATAGAGCTAAAGAATTAAATTTTATTAAAGAATAA
- a CDS encoding septum site-determining protein MinC: MSSQVVIKGKKDRLIINLDSEIDFLELSEILKTKIIEARAFIGSSRLAIEFSGRSLTNDEENTLIGIITGNSDIIISYVFSEKINSDEDINFEIPKSLVEEGNTYFHKGTLRSGAKIDYDGNVVIIGDVNPASIVRAKGNIIVIGHLNGTVYAGLGGDEKAFVGAMFFNPIQVTIGMKTINNIQKEILDSNRVDKKSKFKFAQIKNQEIIIEEWV; the protein is encoded by the coding sequence ATGAGCAGTCAGGTAGTTATAAAAGGGAAAAAAGATAGACTTATTATTAATTTAGATTCAGAAATAGATTTTTTGGAACTTTCAGAAATTTTAAAAACTAAAATAATAGAAGCTAGAGCATTTATAGGTAGTAGTAGATTAGCAATAGAATTTAGTGGGAGATCTTTAACTAATGATGAAGAAAATACTTTGATTGGAATTATAACAGGAAATAGTGATATAATAATATCCTATGTTTTCTCTGAAAAGATAAATTCAGATGAAGATATAAATTTTGAAATTCCAAAATCTTTAGTTGAGGAAGGGAATACATATTTTCACAAGGGAACACTAAGATCAGGTGCTAAAATTGATTATGATGGTAATGTTGTAATAATAGGAGATGTAAATCCAGCCTCTATTGTAAGAGCTAAGGGAAATATTATTGTTATAGGGCACCTAAATGGGACTGTTTATGCAGGCTTAGGTGGTGATGAAAAAGCTTTTGTTGGAGCGATGTTTTTCAATCCGATACAAGTGACTATCGGAATGAAAACTATAAATAATATTCAAAAAGAAATATTGGATTCAAACAGAGTTGATAAAAAAAGTAAATTTAAATTTGCACAGATAAAAAATCAAGAAATAATAATCGAGGAGTGGGTATAG
- the minD gene encoding septum site-determining protein MinD: MSARVIVITSGKGGVGKTTTTANLGAGLAESGHKVLLIDTDIGLRNLDVVMGLENRIVYDLVDVIEGRCRVAQALIKDKRCTNLSLIPAAQIRDKNDVSPEQMKKLVSELKKDFDFILIDCPAGIEQGFKNAIVAADEAIVVTTPEISATRDADRIIGLLEASGIKDPKLIVNRIRMEMVKEGNMLGVEDMLDILAIKLLGVVPDDESIVISTNKGEPLVYKGDTLAAKAYKNIVERIEGKEVPFLDLNVKMGFIDKIKFVFKRG, encoded by the coding sequence ATGAGTGCAAGAGTAATAGTAATTACATCAGGAAAAGGTGGAGTTGGTAAAACAACTACAACAGCAAATTTAGGAGCTGGGCTTGCTGAAAGTGGGCATAAAGTTTTATTGATTGATACGGATATAGGATTAAGAAACCTTGATGTTGTAATGGGACTAGAAAATAGAATAGTTTATGATTTGGTTGATGTTATTGAAGGAAGATGTAGAGTAGCTCAAGCGTTGATAAAAGATAAAAGATGTACTAATCTTTCATTAATACCAGCAGCTCAAATAAGAGATAAAAATGATGTTAGTCCAGAACAAATGAAAAAATTAGTATCAGAATTAAAGAAGGATTTTGATTTTATTTTAATTGACTGTCCAGCTGGAATAGAGCAAGGATTTAAAAATGCAATAGTTGCAGCAGATGAAGCAATTGTGGTAACAACACCAGAAATATCAGCTACAAGAGACGCTGATAGAATTATAGGATTATTAGAAGCGTCTGGAATAAAAGATCCAAAATTAATTGTAAATAGAATTAGAATGGAAATGGTAAAAGAAGGGAATATGCTAGGTGTAGAGGATATGCTTGACATATTAGCAATAAAATTACTTGGAGTAGTTCCTGATGATGAATCAATAGTTATATCAACAAATAAAGGGGAACCTCTAGTATATAAAGGAGATACTCTTGCAGCAAAAGCATATAAAAATATTGTAGAAAGAATAGAAGGCAAAGAAGTTCCATTCTTAGATTTGAATGTGAAAATGGGATTCATTGATAAAATAAAATTTGTCTTCAAAAGGGGATAA
- a CDS encoding aminopeptidase P family protein produces the protein MFEKIFYENRRKKLKENFKSGLIVIMGNNFSPLDCEDNTYPFIQDATFRYYFGLNHNGLVGVIDIDNNVDIIFGNDYTISDIIWMGKQKYLKDIAKEVGVDKFIEKEELKSYLKNRENIRFTNQYKADNIMYLSSILDINPLEFDNYTSFDLVKAIIKQRNIKDKFEIEEIEKAVNITAEMHLTAMEKVKAGMKEYELVAEVEKMPKKYNAYYSFQTILTKNGQILHNHNHLETLKDGDMVLLDCGALNDEGYCGDMTTTFPVSGKFSERQKIVHNIVNDMFETAKNNCRAGITYKELHLKACKVLTENMKKLGLMKGDVEEAVKVGAHALFMPHGLGHMMGMTVHDMENFGEVNVGYEDGEKKSSQFGLSSLRLAKKLEVGNIFTIEPGIYFIPELFEKWKKEKLHEEFLNYDEIEKYMDFGGIRMERDILIEENGESRILGEKFPRTADEIETYMSIKSKK, from the coding sequence ATGTTCGAGAAAATATTTTATGAAAATAGAAGAAAAAAATTAAAAGAAAATTTTAAGAGTGGACTTATTGTAATTATGGGAAATAATTTTTCACCTTTAGACTGTGAGGATAATACATATCCATTTATTCAAGATGCAACATTCAGATATTACTTCGGTCTTAATCATAATGGCCTTGTTGGAGTTATAGATATTGATAATAATGTAGATATTATTTTTGGAAATGACTATACTATATCAGACATAATTTGGATGGGAAAACAAAAGTATTTAAAAGACATAGCTAAGGAAGTTGGAGTAGATAAATTTATTGAAAAAGAAGAGCTAAAGAGCTATTTAAAAAATAGAGAAAATATTAGATTTACTAATCAATATAAAGCAGATAATATAATGTATTTGAGTTCAATTTTAGATATAAATCCATTAGAATTTGATAATTATACATCTTTTGATTTGGTAAAAGCTATTATAAAACAAAGAAACATTAAAGATAAATTTGAAATAGAAGAAATAGAAAAAGCAGTAAATATTACAGCTGAAATGCACTTAACTGCTATGGAAAAAGTAAAAGCTGGAATGAAAGAATATGAATTGGTTGCAGAAGTTGAGAAGATGCCTAAAAAGTATAATGCTTACTACTCATTCCAAACTATTTTGACAAAGAATGGGCAAATTTTACATAATCACAATCATTTAGAAACTTTAAAAGATGGAGATATGGTTTTATTAGATTGTGGAGCCTTGAATGATGAAGGCTATTGTGGAGATATGACGACTACTTTTCCTGTTAGTGGAAAATTTAGTGAAAGACAAAAAATTGTTCATAATATTGTTAATGATATGTTTGAAACAGCTAAAAATAATTGTAGAGCTGGAATAACATATAAAGAACTGCATTTAAAGGCTTGTAAAGTTCTAACAGAAAATATGAAAAAGCTAGGACTAATGAAAGGTGATGTGGAGGAAGCTGTTAAAGTTGGAGCACATGCTTTATTTATGCCACATGGGTTAGGGCATATGATGGGAATGACTGTTCACGATATGGAAAATTTTGGTGAAGTTAATGTTGGTTATGAAGATGGTGAAAAAAAATCATCTCAATTTGGACTTTCTTCATTGAGACTTGCTAAAAAATTGGAAGTTGGAAATATATTTACTATTGAACCAGGAATTTATTTTATACCAGAACTTTTTGAGAAATGGAAAAAAGAAAAATTACATGAAGAATTTTTAAATTATGATGAAATTGAAAAATATATGGATTTTGGTGGAATTAGAATGGAAAGAGACATACTAATTGAAGAAAATGGAGAAAGTAGAATTTTAGGAGAAAAATTTCCAAGAACAGCAGATGAAATAGAAACTTATATGAGTATAAAAAGTAAAAAATAA
- a CDS encoding ABC transporter ATP-binding protein has product MENKNLLEIRDLEIQYVKNSETVHAVNGINIEIAEGETLGLVGETGAGKTTTALGIMKLIAGPTGRIKNGKIIFNGKSILEIPEEEIRKIRGNDISMIFQDPMTSLNPVMTVGEQIAEVIEIHERITKEEAMDKAAEMLELVGIPGARKNDFPHQFSGGMKQRVVIAIALACNPKLLIADEPTTALDVTIQAQVLDLMTDLKNKFKTSMLLITHDLGVVAQVCDKVAIMYAGEIVEYGSLEDVFENPKHPYTLGLFGSIPSLDEEKTRLVPIRGLMPDPTNLPSGCKFNPRCPHAVELCSKQAPLTTEISKGHNVRCLIAENLVKFRENWEEENE; this is encoded by the coding sequence ATGGAAAATAAAAATCTTTTAGAAATTAGAGATTTAGAGATACAATATGTTAAAAATTCTGAAACGGTTCATGCTGTTAATGGAATTAATATAGAAATTGCAGAGGGAGAAACTTTAGGTCTTGTTGGAGAAACAGGAGCTGGGAAAACTACAACAGCTTTAGGAATTATGAAACTTATAGCTGGACCTACTGGAAGAATAAAAAATGGAAAAATAATATTCAATGGAAAGAGCATTCTAGAAATTCCTGAAGAAGAAATAAGAAAAATAAGAGGTAATGATATTTCAATGATATTCCAAGATCCAATGACATCATTGAATCCAGTTATGACTGTTGGAGAACAAATAGCTGAAGTTATTGAAATTCATGAACGTATAACAAAAGAAGAAGCTATGGATAAAGCAGCAGAAATGCTAGAACTTGTTGGTATACCAGGAGCTAGAAAAAATGATTTTCCACATCAATTTTCAGGTGGAATGAAACAAAGGGTTGTTATAGCTATAGCTCTTGCTTGTAATCCAAAACTTTTGATTGCTGATGAACCTACAACAGCTCTTGATGTTACTATTCAAGCTCAAGTATTAGATTTGATGACAGATTTAAAAAATAAATTTAAAACTTCAATGTTGCTTATAACTCACGATCTTGGTGTTGTAGCTCAAGTATGTGATAAGGTAGCAATAATGTATGCAGGAGAAATCGTTGAATATGGAAGTCTTGAAGATGTGTTTGAAAATCCAAAACACCCATATACTTTAGGATTGTTTGGTTCTATCCCAAGTTTAGATGAAGAAAAAACTAGATTAGTTCCTATAAGAGGACTTATGCCAGATCCAACTAATTTACCTTCTGGTTGTAAATTTAATCCAAGATGTCCACATGCAGTTGAGTTATGTTCAAAACAAGCTCCATTGACAACAGAAATATCAAAAGGACATAATGTAAGATGCTTGATAGCAGAAAATTTAGTAAAATTCAGAGAAAATTGGGAGGAAGAAAATGAGTAA
- a CDS encoding ABC transporter substrate-binding protein — MKKKFYLLAVMIFSMLFLVACGGNDKAADGGKDTLVVAQGADAKSLDPHASNDNPSARVRVQIFDTLMYLDDDGVPQPMLAESWERPDDKTIIFHLRQGVKFHNGDEMKASDVKFSLERALKSPEVSHILAGVNGVEVIDDYTVKVTTEKPMAAILNNLSHSTLAILSEKATTEAGDKFAQNPVGTGPYKFVSWQSGDRITLEAFPDYWKGAAPIKNLVFRNIVEETNRTIGLETGELDVIYDIQGMDKTKLKDNEAFNFIEGPQVSITYLGFNMKKAPYDNLKVREAISYAIDQKPIIDTVFLGAGQAGNSILTPNVWGYSDVEKYTQNIEKAKALLAEAGYPNGFKAKIWVNDNPVRRDTAVILQDQLKQIGIDLTIETVEWGAFLDGTARGDHEMYLLGWGTVTRDPDYGMFELTSSTTMGSAGNRSFYSNAEVDKLLEAGKTELDPEKRKDIYKKIQEIIRKDLPMYIVVYPLQNVVTKKEVKNFKLDAAQAHRIYGVTKGE, encoded by the coding sequence ATGAAAAAGAAATTTTATTTATTAGCAGTTATGATTTTTAGTATGTTATTTCTTGTAGCTTGTGGAGGAAATGATAAAGCTGCAGATGGAGGAAAAGATACTTTAGTTGTTGCTCAAGGAGCAGATGCTAAGTCTCTAGACCCTCATGCATCAAATGACAACCCATCAGCAAGAGTTAGAGTACAAATTTTTGATACATTAATGTATCTTGATGATGATGGAGTTCCTCAACCAATGTTAGCAGAATCATGGGAAAGACCAGATGATAAAACTATAATTTTCCATTTAAGACAAGGAGTTAAATTCCATAATGGAGATGAAATGAAAGCATCTGATGTTAAGTTCTCATTAGAAAGAGCTTTAAAATCACCAGAAGTTAGTCACATTTTAGCTGGAGTAAATGGAGTTGAAGTTATTGACGATTACACTGTAAAAGTAACAACTGAAAAACCTATGGCAGCAATTTTAAATAACTTATCACACTCAACTTTAGCAATATTAAGTGAAAAAGCAACAACAGAAGCTGGAGATAAATTTGCACAAAATCCAGTAGGTACAGGGCCATATAAATTTGTTTCATGGCAAAGTGGAGATAGAATTACTTTAGAAGCTTTCCCTGATTATTGGAAAGGTGCAGCTCCTATAAAAAATTTAGTATTTAGAAATATAGTTGAAGAAACAAATAGAACTATTGGATTAGAAACTGGAGAACTTGATGTTATATATGATATTCAAGGAATGGATAAAACAAAATTAAAAGATAATGAAGCATTTAATTTTATAGAAGGTCCTCAAGTATCTATAACTTATTTAGGGTTTAATATGAAAAAAGCTCCTTATGACAATTTAAAAGTAAGAGAAGCTATATCTTATGCAATAGATCAAAAACCTATAATAGATACAGTATTTTTAGGAGCTGGACAAGCAGGAAATTCAATATTAACTCCAAATGTTTGGGGATATTCTGATGTTGAAAAATATACTCAAAATATAGAAAAAGCAAAAGCGTTACTTGCTGAAGCTGGTTATCCAAATGGATTTAAAGCTAAAATATGGGTAAATGATAACCCTGTAAGAAGAGATACAGCAGTTATACTTCAAGACCAATTGAAACAAATTGGGATAGATTTAACTATCGAAACTGTTGAATGGGGAGCATTCTTAGATGGAACAGCTAGAGGAGACCATGAAATGTATTTATTAGGTTGGGGAACTGTTACAAGAGACCCAGACTATGGAATGTTTGAATTAACAAGTTCTACTACTATGGGATCAGCTGGAAATAGATCTTTCTATTCAAATGCAGAAGTTGATAAATTATTAGAAGCAGGAAAAACTGAATTAGATCCTGAAAAGAGAAAAGATATATACAAAAAGATTCAAGAAATAATAAGAAAAGATTTACCTATGTATATAGTTGTTTATCCTTTACAAAATGTTGTAACTAAAAAAGAAGTTAAAAACTTCAAATTAGATGCAGCTCAAGCACATAGAATATATGGTGTAACTAAAGGTGAATAA
- the nikB gene encoding nickel ABC transporter permease: protein MHKYILKRLLLLIPVMLGVTLLVFAIMYLTPGDPAQLILGESAPKEAVLALREKMGLNDPFFIQYFRFVKNALMGDFGKSYTTGREVFAEIFARFPNTVVLAVLGIIISILIGIPVGIISATKQYSFMDSFSMVLALLGVSMPVFWLGLMLILTFSVKLGMLPSGGFDGLSSVILPALTLGVGSAAIVTRMTRSSMLEVIRQDYIRTARAKGVAEKKVINKHALKNALIPIITVVGLQFGGLLGGAVLTESVYSWPGVGRLMVEAIRQKDTPTVLASVVFLALVYSVVNLLVDLLYAFVDPRIKSQYK, encoded by the coding sequence ATGCACAAATATATTTTAAAAAGGTTACTTCTTTTAATACCTGTAATGCTTGGAGTAACATTATTAGTATTTGCTATTATGTATCTAACACCTGGTGATCCAGCACAGTTAATTTTAGGAGAAAGTGCTCCTAAAGAAGCGGTGTTAGCATTAAGAGAAAAAATGGGATTAAACGATCCTTTCTTTATACAATATTTTAGATTTGTAAAAAATGCCTTAATGGGTGATTTTGGAAAATCTTATACAACTGGAAGAGAAGTTTTTGCTGAAATATTTGCTAGATTTCCAAATACAGTAGTATTAGCTGTATTAGGAATAATAATTTCAATATTGATTGGAATTCCAGTTGGAATAATTTCAGCAACAAAACAATATTCTTTTATGGATAGTTTTAGTATGGTATTGGCATTATTAGGAGTTTCTATGCCAGTATTTTGGTTAGGACTTATGTTAATTTTAACTTTTTCTGTTAAATTAGGAATGTTGCCGTCTGGTGGATTTGATGGATTATCAAGTGTAATACTGCCAGCTCTTACTTTAGGTGTAGGTTCTGCAGCAATAGTAACAAGAATGACAAGGTCTTCTATGCTTGAAGTTATAAGACAAGACTATATAAGAACTGCAAGAGCAAAAGGAGTTGCAGAAAAGAAAGTTATAAATAAACATGCTTTAAAAAATGCTTTAATTCCCATAATTACAGTTGTAGGATTACAATTTGGTGGACTTTTAGGAGGAGCAGTTCTAACTGAATCAGTATATTCTTGGCCTGGTGTTGGAAGACTTATGGTTGAAGCTATAAGACAAAAAGATACACCTACTGTGTTGGCTTCTGTTGTATTTTTGGCTCTAGTGTATAGTGTGGTAAATCTATTAGTAGATTTATTATATGCTTTTGTTGATCCAAGAATAAAATCACAGTATAAGTAG
- a CDS encoding tRNA 2-thiocytidine biosynthesis TtcA family protein, with translation MGNTSKENLIDMSNSIGKIVCEAIIPEVPLKPIVEIEKSIQKKFRSELWSPFIHALKEFSMINDGDKVAVAISGGKDSLLLAKLFQELKRASKTKFEVVFISMNPGFNGENLKKLETNLKNLGIPGEIYQDNVFQIAEKIAKEYPCYMCAKMRRGSLYTKAASLGCNKLALGHHFDDVVETTLMSMFYMAKIETMLPKLKADNFEMELIRPLYYVEEKSIKNWIKYNGISPMNCGCTVAAGKTSSKRRETKELLDLLVKTNPDIKKSIMQSTKNVNLEKIVAWKNKGKIFSYLDIL, from the coding sequence ATGGGAAACACTAGCAAAGAAAATTTAATAGATATGTCAAATAGTATTGGGAAAATTGTATGTGAGGCTATAATTCCAGAAGTCCCATTAAAACCAATTGTTGAAATAGAAAAAAGTATACAAAAAAAATTTCGTTCAGAATTATGGAGTCCTTTTATTCATGCATTAAAAGAATTTTCTATGATTAATGATGGAGACAAAGTTGCTGTTGCTATTTCTGGTGGGAAAGACAGTTTACTCCTAGCAAAATTATTTCAAGAATTAAAAAGAGCAAGTAAAACAAAATTTGAGGTAGTTTTTATTTCGATGAACCCTGGTTTTAATGGTGAAAATTTAAAAAAATTAGAAACTAATCTAAAGAATTTAGGAATACCAGGAGAAATTTATCAAGATAATGTTTTTCAAATTGCAGAAAAAATAGCAAAAGAATATCCTTGTTATATGTGTGCTAAGATGAGAAGAGGAAGTTTGTATACAAAAGCGGCTTCTTTAGGTTGTAATAAATTAGCTTTAGGTCATCATTTTGATGATGTTGTTGAAACTACACTTATGAGTATGTTTTATATGGCGAAGATTGAAACTATGTTGCCTAAACTAAAAGCAGATAATTTTGAAATGGAATTAATAAGACCACTTTACTATGTAGAAGAAAAATCTATAAAAAATTGGATAAAATATAATGGAATTTCTCCAATGAATTGTGGTTGTACTGTTGCTGCGGGGAAAACATCTAGTAAAAGAAGAGAAACAAAAGAGTTGCTAGATTTACTTGTAAAAACTAACCCAGATATAAAGAAGAGTATAATGCAGTCAACAAAAAATGTAAATTTAGAAAAAATTGTTGCATGGAAAAATAAGGGGAAAATTTTTTCGTATTTGGATATTTTATAG
- the minE gene encoding cell division topological specificity factor MinE — MGLFNFFKKENSKDDAKNRLKFVLIQDRAMLPSGVLENMKNDILKVLSKYVEIDKSKLNIEVSSYEDDPRKVALVANIPISKPKAKTKNK, encoded by the coding sequence ATGGGACTATTTAATTTTTTTAAAAAAGAGAATTCAAAAGATGATGCAAAAAATAGATTAAAATTTGTTTTGATTCAAGATAGAGCAATGTTACCATCTGGAGTTCTAGAAAATATGAAAAATGATATTCTAAAAGTTTTATCTAAGTATGTAGAAATAGATAAATCAAAATTAAATATAGAAGTTTCTTCATATGAAGATGATCCAAGAAAAGTGGCTCTTGTTGCTAATATTCCTATTTCAAAACCGAAAGCTAAAACAAAAAATAAGTAA
- a CDS encoding ABC transporter permease has protein sequence MSTNTKKQGQWAEVTRMLKKNKMAMLGLIILIILVILALFADVIANYDNIVIKQNLAERLMPPNAKHWLGTDEFGRDIFARLIHGARVSLKVGILAIAISIIVGGILGAISGFFGGLIDNVIMRIMDIFLAVPSILLAIAIVSALGPSMLNLMISISVSYVPNFARIVRASVLSIRDQEFIEAARAIGASNTRIILKHIIPNSLAPVIVQGTLGVAGAILSTAGLSFIGLGIQPPAPEWGSMLSGGRQYLRYAWWVTTFPGVAIMVTILSLNLLGDGLRDALDPRLKQ, from the coding sequence ATGAGTACAAATACTAAAAAACAAGGGCAGTGGGCAGAAGTAACAAGAATGCTTAAAAAAAATAAGATGGCAATGTTGGGGCTAATTATACTTATAATATTAGTTATATTAGCACTATTTGCTGATGTAATAGCAAATTATGACAATATTGTAATAAAACAAAATCTGGCTGAAAGACTTATGCCACCTAATGCAAAACATTGGTTAGGAACAGATGAATTTGGAAGAGATATATTTGCAAGACTTATTCATGGAGCTAGAGTTTCACTAAAGGTTGGGATTTTAGCAATAGCAATTTCGATAATTGTAGGTGGAATATTAGGGGCAATATCTGGTTTTTTCGGTGGATTAATAGATAATGTTATTATGAGAATTATGGATATATTTTTAGCTGTACCTAGTATATTATTGGCAATAGCAATAGTTTCAGCATTAGGTCCAAGTATGTTAAATCTTATGATTTCAATAAGTGTATCCTATGTTCCAAATTTTGCTCGTATTGTAAGAGCATCGGTGTTATCTATAAGAGATCAAGAGTTTATAGAGGCAGCTAGAGCAATTGGAGCTAGTAACACAAGAATAATTTTAAAACATATAATACCTAACTCTTTAGCACCTGTTATTGTACAAGGAACTTTAGGAGTTGCAGGAGCAATATTATCTACGGCAGGACTAAGTTTTATTGGTCTAGGAATACAACCACCAGCACCTGAATGGGGTTCTATGCTATCTGGAGGTAGACAATACCTAAGATATGCTTGGTGGGTAACAACTTTCCCTGGTGTAGCAATAATGGTAACAATTTTATCACTTAACCTATTGGGAGATGGATTAAGAGATGCTCTTGACCCTAGATTGAAACAATAA